A segment of the Promicromonospora sukumoe genome:
CCGTTGCCGGTGTAGATGGAGACGTGGCCCGGGGACCAGATGATGTCGCCCGGCAGCGCCTCGGCCGCGGAGACCTGCGTGCCGGAGTTGCGCTGCGCCGCCGAGGAGTGCGGCAGCGTGATACCGATCTGGGCGTAGACGTAGGACGTGAAGCCCGAGCAGTCGAACCCGGCGGGGGTCGAGCCGCCCCAGACGTACGGGACGCCCAGGTACTGCATCGCGATGTCGACGATCTGCGACCCGGAGGAGGACGCCGGAGCGGCGGCGGCCTTCTGCACGGGCTCCTCGGCGACGGCGGCGGTCTCGGTGACCTCGGCCTGGACGGGCTCGGCCTCGACGACGGGCTCCGGCTCGGGCTCGGGCTCCGGCTCGGGGGCCGGCGTGACCTTGATGGTGCCGGTCTCCAGCGTGAACTCGCTGTCCGCGGCGACCTTCACGGCCGGGGCGGTGTTCACCTTGGCGGTGACCAGCGCGGCGGTGCTCACGTCGGCGGTGGTCGACTTCGCGGCGGCGTCGCGGACGACGTCGCGCACGGCCTCGAGCTCGGCGGTGTTCGTGCCGGGGTCGCTCGCGGGGGCGGCGTTGGCCGGGACCCCGAGCAGCGAGACGAGCAGTCCCGATCCTGCGGCGACGACCGCGCCACGGCGGGCGGTCGCGGAGAGGCCGCGGGCTGCGGCGCGTGAGAACGGCGTCAGCGGGGTGATGGGCGGGTGGGCAGCACGATGGCGCCCGGGCGTGCGTGTAGTCACAGCATTTCTCCCGGCGCCTACGAGGTGAGCTGTCGGATTCGGATCGGAGAATGACCCGGCCGCGTCGTGCTGGTGCGGCTTCACCCCAAGGGCACCGTCGGTGCCCACGTACTTGGTTCCCCCGTCCCT
Coding sequences within it:
- a CDS encoding C40 family peptidase; this encodes MTTRTPGRHRAAHPPITPLTPFSRAAARGLSATARRGAVVAAGSGLLVSLLGVPANAAPASDPGTNTAELEAVRDVVRDAAAKSTTADVSTAALVTAKVNTAPAVKVAADSEFTLETGTIKVTPAPEPEPEPEPEPVVEAEPVQAEVTETAAVAEEPVQKAAAAPASSSGSQIVDIAMQYLGVPYVWGGSTPAGFDCSGFTSYVYAQIGITLPHSSAAQRNSGTQVSAAEALPGDIIWSPGHVSIYTGNGMQIEAPVPGQTVRESKIWQDSPVYLRIS